Part of the Gemmatimonadales bacterium genome, GGGCGGCGCCGGACACTGGCAAGCACGTGTTCTTTACCGGAGATGCCGGGCTCGTCAACACCGGCGGCAACACCGACGTGACCAGCATGAGCATCGGGAACAAGCTGATTGTGCTGACCGGCGGATGGCACTTCACGCAGACCTTCGCTGTCACGTACGTCCGAACCGATGACTCAGTGACATCGGAATTCTGGCACGCATCGTTGCGAACTGACCGCGATCTGTCGAAGCGAGTCGCCCTCTTTTTCCTGACGGAATACGACCGAAACATCTTCGCCGGAGTCCGTGCCAGGATCACGCCGGCGCTCGGCGTCGCGGCGCTGGCGATCGCAACGAAGCGCGATTCGCTCAAGCTCGAAGTCGGTGGTGCATACACAGTGCAGGACGCGGCACCACCCGATACCAACCGGTACTATCCGGCGGCGCGGGGCGCCGTGGCCTACCGTCACTATCTCAGCGCCAAGGCGATCTTCGACCAACTGGTGGAAGTGGTGCCATCGCTCACGTCCGGCGACAACGTTCGCATCAATACCGAGACGGACATCACCGCACCGATCTCGCGCGGCATCGCGCTCAAGGCGTCATTCGTGGTCCACCACGACGGCCTCCCGGAACCGGGGCACAAGTCGACCGACCGGATCCTGAGCACCGGGGTGCAGCTCACATTTTGATGCGTTACCTTGAACCATGGTCCTGATCCACCTGCTTGCCCTGGTCGCATTCACGGGGGATACCAATCACCCGGCGAACGCGAACGCGAACCCGGTACCCAGAGCGCCGGCGATGAAATTCGCGGGTGACGCAGGTTTCGTGAGCACGGGTGGCAACACGTCGGTGCAGACCCTCAATCTCGGCGACAAGATCAGCGCACGCTTCGATCGGGTCACGCTGACCGAGCAGTTCGGCATGGTCAACGGGCGGAGCAAGGGGGAGACCATCGCTTCGAGCTGGGCGGGAACGCTCCGCACCGACGTTGCCATCGATCGCGACATCGGATTGTACGCGTCGGTCACCTACGAGCGGAACACCTTCGCCGGTCTGGCGTCGCGTGTCGGCACCGTGACCGGCGTCTCGGCGCAGGTGATCAAGACCAAGACCGACAAGCTCGTGATCGAAGGGGGCGTCTCGCTCACCACCCAGGACGGGACGGCGGCCGGTACGGTCGATCCCGACTTTCTTGGCGGCAGGGCGGCCACAGCGTTCAGTCACCAGATCGGTCCGCGCGCATCACTTTCGGAATCGATCGAGGTATTGCCCAATTTTCGCGAAGGTTCCGACCTGCGGGTGAACACCGAAACCGACCTGCTCGCGCCGTTCACGCACAACGCCGCAATCAAGCTCTCCTACGTCATTCATTACGATGGCATTCCGGAGCCGGGGTACCTCAGTACCGACCGCCTCTTCACCTCGGGCATTCAAGTCACGCTGTGATTCGTTACGAAGTGATGCTCGAGTGTTCCGTGGATACCGCGCCGGCACTCGAACGGTGGATGCGCAACACCCACATCCCCGATATCCTCGCGACCGGATGCTTCACGGCGATTCATTTCGATCAATCCGAAGGTCGTTTCCGGACCGTCTACCAGGCCGCCGCGCAGCCGGATCTCGACCGGTATCTCGATCAGCACGCGACCCGGATGCGCGAATCGTTCCACCGTCAATTTCCGGACGGCGTGGCGATATCGCGCGACATCTGGGAACAGTTGCAGCGCTGGCCTTCGATGTGACCGACCGGCAGCTGCTGATCCGGGAGCCGGCGCCGCCGCCGCATCTCCCTGACGCAGCGCGCCTTTCCGATCTCGCCTGGCACTTCCACCGCGGATTCCGCGGATACGCACCGACTCCTCTCCGATCGCTCGATCATCTCGCAGCCAACCTCGGTCTCGGCCAGCTCCTGCTCAAGGACGAATCATTCCGCTTCGGACTCAATGCTTTCAAGGGGCTGGGTGCGTCCTTCGCGATGTATCACTGGATGGCCACCCGCGACCTCCCCGACGAAGTGGTCTTCACCACCGCCACCGATGGCAACCACGGACGGGCGGTGGCATGGATGGCGCGGCAACTGGGAAAGCGCGCCGTGATTTTCATGCCGTCGATTGCGGAACGCGCCCGCATCGACGCGATCCTGAACGAAGGCGCCAAGGTCGTCCTCGTCGATGAGGGGTACGATGCCGCGGTGCAACGGGCTATGGATGCCGGCACTCGTCACGGCTGGATCGTGATCCAGGATACCGCCACCGAGGGGTATCGCGACGTACCGCGATGGATCGCCGCGGGATACTGGACCAGTCCGCGCGAGCTCGAGACGACGTTGCACCCCCCCGATCGCCCCGCCGTCGACGTCGTCCTGCTGCACGCTGGCGTCGGGACGTGGCCCGCCGCGGTCGTCGAGTACTACTGGCACCGCTATGGCGAACGACGTCCCCGGATCGTGGTGGTCGAGCCGACCGATGCCGCGTGTGTTCTCGAGTCGGTCGCCGCCGGGCGGCCGGTGCACGCCAGCGGCGGGATGCGAACCATCATGGCCGGACTCAACTGCGGCTACCCCTCGCTGAGCGCCTTCGACGTACTGCGACGCGGTGTCGACGCCCTGATCGCGATTCCGGATGCCGGCGCCATCGAAGCGATGCGCCTTCTCGCCGACGGCGATCCGGCGGTGATTGCCGGTGAGTCCGGGGCGGCCAGTGTTGCAGGATTAATCGCACTCATGCGCGACGATGACTATCGCGCGGTCCGGGACCACGTGGGCCTCGGCGCGGCATCGCGGGTCCTGGTCTGGTCGACCGAAGGGGCGACCGATCCCGCCGGATGGGAGCGGGTTGTGGGGCGGCCGGTTCCGGCGCTATCCTGACCAGCAGATCGCGGTGCGGTGCAACCGCCGCGGCAGCCCTCGCGATCGGATCATGCCTTCGACATCGCTGTGAAATTGGAGAAGATCATGCCCGACGATCTGCGGTACCCGGTCGGTCGATTCGCTCCACCTGCTGACTGGGACACCGCGGCGCAATCACGCTGTCGCGACGTGATCGCCGACTTGCCGAAAAACCTGCGCACGGCAATCGACGGACTCGACGACCGGCGGCTCGACACGCCGTATCGCGACAGCGGATGGACGGTGCGCCAGGTCGTCCATCACGTCGCGGATTCACATCTCAATGCCTACTGCCGGTTTCGTCTTGCGCTCACCGAAGACGGACCGACGATCAAGCCCTATGCCGAAGCACGCTGGGCCGAACTGCACGACGCGCGATCATTCCCCGTGGCACCGTCGCTGGCGATCCTCGACGGCGTGCACGCCCGCTGGATCGGGCTGATCGACGCCATGCCGCAGGCCGACTGGCAGCGGACCTTTGTTCACCCGGAACAGGGAAAGACCTTCACGCTGGCGAGTGCGGCGGCGCTGTACACCTGGCACAGTCTCCATCACGTTGCCCACATCACCGCCCTTCGCACCCGCAACCGTTGGTAACCGCGGCAACTTCAATCCTTTCGCGCCGGCGGTCCGGCGTCGCCCACGCGTCGTGTCGCACGATCGAGCCATTCCGGCTCGCGGCGACCGACCACACCATCATGACCTGGAGCAGTTGAATGGAACGGCAGACCGTGGTTGCAATTGGCGGCGTCGTACTTTTCGCTGACCACGCCGACACCCTCGCCCAATGGTACGAAAAGCACCTGGGCATCTTCTTTACTCGCGAGCCGGGGAGTCATGAATGGTGGTGCGATCTCGCGGGCGTGACCTTCTCGATTCACCAGAGCAAGCATCCGGCCGGTCACGACGGCCGGCCGGTTGAAATTCTCTGGCGGGTCCCCGATCTCGACGATTTCATCGAGCACCTGGGCGACTTGGGCATCAACGTCGATGAACGCCAGGCCTCACCCGACGGCGACCACGCCTGGTTCAACGACATTGAAGGGAATCGCGTGCAGCTCTGGCAGCAGTCGGAGGCGTAGCGCGCTACGGCCGCCCCATTCGGTTTCGATCGGGAAACTCGCTTCGCAGCTGCCCGATCGCGTCGAACATCACGTCGATCCCTGGTTCCGCGAAGGCGCTCACGCCGACGATCGTGAGCGCCGGCGGTTGCGACCGATCGACCGTGGCAAGCAGCGCCGAGCGAACCGAATCGACCTTTTCCGGCGTGATGTCGCGGATATAGGCGGTCACCCGGACCACATCTCCCGGTACGCCGTGCGCGGCCCGCATGACTTCGCCGAGATTCTGGAGCGCCTGCCTCGTCTGGGCCCCGAAATCACCGGCGCCGACGAGGCGACCGGTGGAATCGACCGGCACCATTCCGGAGAGGTAGACGGTGTACCCCACTTTTACGGCTTGCGGCAGGCCGTCGAGGACGGGAACGTCAGGGGCGACAATCTGCTCCGGTGCGCTGGGCGCGCCGAATCCAACGGTCGCACCGGCTGCGCCGCCGTTGCGTCCGCCGCGCTGCGCCGAAACGGCAGCCGGAATGAAGAGCGCGAGCACGAGGGCGTACCGCATCGAAGACTCCCATCAAACGAAGGATTTCCCGGCATCGCGACCGCGCGGCCAGTCCGTTAGGAATGTACGTTGCAGGAGAGAGATGGGTTGGCCGGACTTCGGGACCGGCTGGCAGGGCTAAATGACGATGCTGCAAGGAGTTCGGTGGCATGGGCCCGTGGAGGCATCCTTCAGGTGCTGGATGGCCGATTGCGGGATGGCTGTGCATCGTTAGTGGCAGCGGCTCGTCCAATTGACGTAGTCGACCCCCAAGGAGAGGGTAACATGCAGAAGATTTTGCTGGCTCTGGTTGCGGCCGGGGCACTCGCAGGGTGCGTAAGCAAGAAGCGTTACGACGACCTGGTGACTGCACAGCAAGCGGTTAGCGCGCAGAAGGACACCTTGATGAATGACGTGCTGGCCACCACGCAGATGATGGCGGATATCAATTCCGATCTCGCCTCGGTGAAGGGACTGGGCGTGAGCCCGGCGGCCAACACCGATCGCCCCGCAACGGGGAAGGCCGAGGATCGCGCTGTCATGCTTGGGAAGATCCGCGAGGTGATTTCGCGGCTCGATGCTGCTGAAACCCAGGTTAACGCAAGCAAGAAGCGGATCAACGCGATGTCGTCGTCTTTCGCCTCCGAAAAGCGGAAGCTCAGCGACCAGCTCGATTCGTTCCAGAAGACGATTGACGATATGAAGGCGGCGGCCGAGCAGCAGGAAGCGATGATCACGCAACAGAAGCAGCAGATCGTCGCCCTGTCGGGTCGCGTGGACACGCTGACACAGCAGTCGGCGGAACTCACCACCGAGAAGGCCGCGGTGCGCGACACGCTCACGCAGACGGTCGATCAGGACAACACGGTGTATTACGCCGTCGGTACGCGTGACGAACTGGTGAAGCGTGGCATCCTGGTGGACGAGGGGAGCAAGTTCCTCTTCTTCGGGGGCAAGACGCTCGAGCCGGCACGTGATCTCAAGCCCGAGCTCTTCCAGCGCCTCGACCGTCGTCGCGACACCGTTCTGACGGTTCCGGAGCCGAACAAGGAGTACAAGGTCGTCACTCGTCAGAGCCCGACCTACCTCGGCACTTCGCTCCTCAAGGATGGCAAGGTGAAGGGCGACCTGCATGTGTCATCCCCGTCGTTCTGGGATGCAGGGAAGTATCTGATTCTCGTCCGCGACTGATCAGCACAGTTTCTGACGGATGCAACCGGGGGAAGCAGCGATGCTTCCCTTGGTTCATTTAAGGAGTCATCCTACCTTCTATTGTCCCTGCCTCCGGAGTCCACGATGCACCGCGTATCCACCGCAACTCGCCGAGTCGTTGCAGTCCTGCTGGTCATTGCGGCCACCACACTTGCCGCGTGGCGCGCAACGCCGACGGCGCTTCCGGCGATGCGGGTGCTGAAGAATCCCGGGTGCGCCTGCTGTGCCAAATGGATCACCTACATGAAGCAGGAGGGGTTCACGGTGTCGGTGGAGGACAAGGCGGATTTCACCGATCTCAAGCGTGCCAACGGGGTCACCCGCGAGCTGGAGTCGTGTCACACCGCGTTCGTCGGCGGGTATGTGATCGAAGGGCACGTGCCTGCCGACCTGGTGAAGAAGCTCCTGGCGGAGAAGCCCGCCGGCGTCAAGGGGCTTTCAGCGCCCGGAATGCCGGCCAGCGCACCCGGCATGGACATGCCCGGCCAGCACTACACGATTTATTCGTTCGACGCCGCCGGTCACGCCAAGGTGTACGCTCAGCGCTGAGGAACGCCGCAGCCGTCACGATGCTGGCGGCTGCTCCAGTTCCTGCCGGAGCCGTTCCCGCGCGGCCTCGATCCTGGCGCGCACTCGCCGCTTCAGTTCCGGAAGCTCGACGCCGGCTGTCGGTTCCGGTTCCAGGACCTCGACCACCGCAATCGCCGGATTGATCTGCACCGCCCGCCGTGCAATGGCGTTCCGCGTCCCGTAGGTCGCCAGCGGGAGAATCGGCACCCCTGATTCGATCGCGAGACGAAACGCGCCATCCTTGAATGGCAGCATCTCCCTCGTCGGTGCACGAGTCCCCTCGGGAAACATCATCACCGACACGCGGCCGGCGAGGCGCTCGGCGCACGCCGCCATCGCCAGCTTGGCGCTGGCGGCGCGACCGCGATGGACCACCACATCGCGCACCGCCCACATCAGCCACCCCAGGACCGGGATCCAGAGAAATTCGATCTTCGCAAGCCATTTCATCTCCCACGGGAGATGACAGAGGAGGAGCATGTCGGCGAAGGATTCGTGATTCGCGACGACGACATAGGGATTCCTCGGATTGCTCGGCAGCGTACCGCGGACCGAAAAGCGCCACCGCGGCGTCAGCTTCACCGTGGCCACGCCAACCAGCCGGAAGAGTCTGCCACCGACGTAGTTGACACGGTCGAACGGCCACGCCAGCAGCCGCAACAGGACGATCGGCACGAGAACGAGGATCAGCATCAGTGCCAGCACCGACCACGTCCACGTGGTGGCGACGGCGTTGCGAATCGAGGAAAGGGGTGACGGCATCACCGGGGAAGGTAAGCCGCGGCGCAACTGTCAGGCGTGGGCGTGCAGCGCCTTCAAGGCGTCTCGCGTGCCGATGTTCTCGAGGGCGTGCCACGCCGCAGTGCGGATCTCCACCTGCGGTCGCTTGAGCAGGTGTATCAGCGTGGGGACGGCGCGTTCCAGTCGCTTGCGTCCCACCACCTCGGCGGCGTCACGGACGAGCTCGGATCGCGTGCTTCCGAGGGCGGAAATCACCGCGTCATCGCAATCGCGGCAATCAACCAGCGCCTCGATGTATGCCCGCCGCTCGTGCGCCGGCGGTGCGCCGCTCAACATCACGATCAACGCGCCGGCGCCTTCCGAGCCAAGCAGCGCCAGCGCACGCGATACGACGGCCGGTGTCTCCGGCTTGGGAACCAGCCGCGCCATGGCGAGCAACGCTTCGGTCGGGATCACCCGCCGGCGCTCGCGACCGACCATGGCGCGATGAGTGTCGTTGCCGCCGTCTTCGAGCTCATGGATCTGGATCAACAGCTGCGCGAGTCGTGGATAGTCACGCTTGTCGCGCGCAGCCGCGGCAGCCTGCAGCAGCGGATCGAGACGGCCGGTCAGGTCGGCGACTTCCGCGGCGGCGGCCGCCCCGGGCCGATCAACCCCCGATGCATCGGTGGCACTACGCAATCCCGGCAACTCGAACAGCGCTTCACGGAGGTCGGCCTCGCCGGTCGCACCGCTTGAGCTCGAGACCATCGCATCCGGCACCGAAAATCGCAGCGCGTCGCGGACCTCGTCGATCGATCCGTAGAGACCGCGCGGCGAGGCGTACAGTTCGGCGATGGCCCGCCAGTGCGCCGCGGACAAGCCGCCCGGAAGTCGCAGGCGGGAAGTGTGATGATCCAGCATCGCATCGCGGACGACGGTGACTCCAGGCGCTGCGGCCGGAAGCCGGAGGTCTCCCACGATCAGGCCATCGGCCGAGACAGTGATTTGCAGCGTCGCAGGACTCGAGAGCCGGGCCAGCAGCTCGAGTGTGCGTTCAGTGAACGCCGGGTCGGCGATCGACGAACGCAGCTGATAGATCGCCGCTCCGAGGAGTGCGGTTTGGGATACCGGCATTGCGGAACCTCGCCTTCACCTGGTGCGCAGCAGCTGCGCGACATCATTCCGGCGGTCCTCACCGGGTCCGAGCCCGAGTGAAACCGCGACCATCAAAGCGGCCGGGCGCGCCAACCGCCGCCCATCGATCACCGCTCGCACCGTATCATCCTGTACGATCCGCCCGCCATCAAGAACCACGCCGCGGTCGAGCGCCTCGTGGGCGAAAACCGGATCATGGGTAATTGCCAGGACTGTCTTGCCGAGACCGATCCGCTTTCGAACGACGTCGATCACCAGGTTCCGTGAAGTGTTGTCGAGCGCGGCAGTCGGTTCATCCAATAACAGGAGATCAGGATCCGCTGAGAGTACCGCGGCGAGCGCTACCAGGCGTCGGCGCGGAAGCGGTAGATCGTATGGATGCTGTTCCGCAGTATCGGCCAGTCCCAGCTCGGCCAGCGTCCTGGCGACCCGGTCCGCCGCCTGACGTGGGTCGCACCCGGCCAGTTTCGGCGCCAGCGAGCACTCCCCCTGTACCGATCCGGCAAAGAGCTGTCGTTCGGGCGATTGGAAGAGAAAGGCCACCTGCGGCGCCAGATCCTCCGGATGCATGCGGGCTGTGACCCTCCCGAGCGTCGTGACCGATCCGCTTCTGGGATGCTCGAGCGCCATGGCGAGACGCAACAAGGTCGACTTTCCCGCGCCATTTGCGCCGAAGAGGCCCACCGCTTCGCCTGGGCTGATTTCGACACCAACGTGATCGAGTACCAGCCGGCCGGTCTGATAGGAGAAGGCGACATCGTCGAAGCGCAATGCCACAGATCCGCCGGGTGACGCCGGTCGGTTCCCGGCGTGTTCACGAGCGGTCACCCTCGGTGGATCGGCTTCGACCCGATCCACCAGGGCGTCGCTGGTGAGCGGCCGGGGTGCGGCAAACCCGGCGCGTGTCGCGAGGTCGGCCGCATCGGTCGTCCCGGCACCGAATTTCAGCACGGCGTCGCCGGCGAGGAGCAACGGCGGCGACCCATCGAGCTCCACCTGGCCGTCGCGAAAAACGATCAGCCGATCCGCGACGGGGAGCATCAGGTCGGCGTTATCGCAGGCGATGATCACCGTCGCGCCGGCATGCGCCCAGTCGCGCAATAACTGCTGCACCCGCTCCGTTGCCGACCGGTCGAGTGCTGAGAAAGGTTCGTCGAGGAGCCAGACAGCGGGATCGGACGCGAGCAGCGCCGCCAGCAGCACGCGTTGGGTCTCGCCGCCCGACAACGCGCCGGGATCTCGCTGCGCCAGGTGCGTCACGCCGAGTGCGCCGAGCGCCCCGTCTGCGGCGGCGAGGGCGCGGTCGCGATCCCATCCCAGGTTCATTGGCCCCAGGGCAACTTCGCCGAGCACGTGATTGGCCACGCCGCTGACCTGGACCGCGGGCGACGGACCGAGATAGGCGATCCTTGCCGCGAGCGGCGCCAGGTCCGCGGGATCGGCATCATCTACCACAACGGTTCCGCGCCGCTCACCGCCGGTGAGCCGCGGGGCGAGTCCGGCCAGCGCGAGGAGCAGCGTACTGGTGCCGCTTCCCAGCGCGCCATTTACCCACGTCACCTCTCCCGGCGCGAAATCGAGATCGATGGAATCGAGCGCCCATCTCTCCTGCGCCGGGTACCGAAACCCAAGGCCACATGTCGCAATGTGCGTCATCGCGTGATTCGCCAGATCACCGCGAGAAGCAGGATGGCACCGACGCACCACCGCACAGTCCGATCCGCCATCGAGTCGCGCGGCGGGTCAATCGCGTGGCGTGGGCCCTGGAGCATCAGCCCGCGGGTCTCGAGGGCGAGCGACCGGTCGCCGGCGTCGGTGAGCGACGCGAGCAGGAGTGGAAAGACCAGCGCCGGTACCGCGCGGATTCGCGTCGAGATCGACCCGGCGACGTGCACGCCGCGGGTACGCTGCGCTTCGCGAAGCTGACGGGCCTGCGCGGAGAGCCGGTCGGCAGCATCGAGGGTCGCGACCAGAAGAAACGCGATACCGAACGGCCAGCGACGGTCGATCGCCGCCTGCAGAAACGCGTCCGGATCGAAGACGGCCGCGAACGAGAGGGATGCCAACGCAATCGCGGTGAGCCGGCTCCCCTGCGCAAGCATCCATCCGGTACCCGAAACCGAGAGTGTGCCCCCCCATGGCGCTGCCATCCGCGGCGCGTCGCCCAGCAGCGCCTGCAGGATGAAGAGGAGAATCCAGATCGGGAAGACCACCGCACATGCACGCACGACGCCGCGCGCCGCACCGGTAGCGGCGGCAAGGATCGCAACGCAGATGCAGAGCAACCCCACCGAACGGGGATCGGGGAGGACCAGCGACAATGCAATCGCGCCGAGCGCGATGGTTGCGGGGGTGAACGGATGCGCCGCTCGTGCCAGCGTCACTGGCCGACTGCCCGAGCCGCCAGCGGGAATCGGCCGAGAATCCGCCGGGGAAAGGTGCGCAGGACCAGTCCGACGACCACGATCACGAGCGCCTTGTCGAGGATGTCGGTTGCGCCTGACCCGATCGCCACGGCCACGGGGAGCGGCTCTCCGGCCGCGCGGATCATCGCCGTCACCCACGTCACTCCGCCGCCGGTCACGCCGCGGAACAGCGTGTATGAAATCACCGCCGATACGGTGCCGCAGCAGAGGCCGCAGACGACACCCCATCCGATCGTTCGCGGCAGGCGCGCGAAGCCGCGCCTCGAGGCGGCCACCGCTGCAAGGGCAGCGAGAAGCCATTGGACCACCACGAACGGGAAGTACTGGTAACCGGTCAGCA contains:
- a CDS encoding ATP-binding cassette domain-containing protein, with protein sequence MTHIATCGLGFRYPAQERWALDSIDLDFAPGEVTWVNGALGSGTSTLLLALAGLAPRLTGGERRGTVVVDDADPADLAPLAARIAYLGPSPAVQVSGVANHVLGEVALGPMNLGWDRDRALAAADGALGALGVTHLAQRDPGALSGGETQRVLLAALLASDPAVWLLDEPFSALDRSATERVQQLLRDWAHAGATVIIACDNADLMLPVADRLIVFRDGQVELDGSPPLLLAGDAVLKFGAGTTDAADLATRAGFAAPRPLTSDALVDRVEADPPRVTAREHAGNRPASPGGSVALRFDDVAFSYQTGRLVLDHVGVEISPGEAVGLFGANGAGKSTLLRLAMALEHPRSGSVTTLGRVTARMHPEDLAPQVAFLFQSPERQLFAGSVQGECSLAPKLAGCDPRQAADRVARTLAELGLADTAEQHPYDLPLPRRRLVALAAVLSADPDLLLLDEPTAALDNTSRNLVIDVVRKRIGLGKTVLAITHDPVFAHEALDRGVVLDGGRIVQDDTVRAVIDGRRLARPAALMVAVSLGLGPGEDRRNDVAQLLRTR
- a CDS encoding DUF481 domain-containing protein; the encoded protein is MVLIHLLALVAFTGDTNHPANANANPVPRAPAMKFAGDAGFVSTGGNTSVQTLNLGDKISARFDRVTLTEQFGMVNGRSKGETIASSWAGTLRTDVAIDRDIGLYASVTYERNTFAGLASRVGTVTGVSAQVIKTKTDKLVIEGGVSLTTQDGTAAGTVDPDFLGGRAATAFSHQIGPRASLSESIEVLPNFREGSDLRVNTETDLLAPFTHNAAIKLSYVIHYDGIPEPGYLSTDRLFTSGIQVTL
- a CDS encoding lysophospholipid acyltransferase family protein, which codes for MPSPLSSIRNAVATTWTWSVLALMLILVLVPIVLLRLLAWPFDRVNYVGGRLFRLVGVATVKLTPRWRFSVRGTLPSNPRNPYVVVANHESFADMLLLCHLPWEMKWLAKIEFLWIPVLGWLMWAVRDVVVHRGRAASAKLAMAACAERLAGRVSVMMFPEGTRAPTREMLPFKDGAFRLAIESGVPILPLATYGTRNAIARRAVQINPAIAVVEVLEPEPTAGVELPELKRRVRARIEAARERLRQELEQPPAS
- a CDS encoding DUF411 domain-containing protein — protein: MHRVSTATRRVVAVLLVIAATTLAAWRATPTALPAMRVLKNPGCACCAKWITYMKQEGFTVSVEDKADFTDLKRANGVTRELESCHTAFVGGYVIEGHVPADLVKKLLAEKPAGVKGLSAPGMPASAPGMDMPGQHYTIYSFDAAGHAKVYAQR
- a CDS encoding energy-coupling factor transporter transmembrane component T, giving the protein MTLARAAHPFTPATIALGAIALSLVLPDPRSVGLLCICVAILAAATGAARGVVRACAVVFPIWILLFILQALLGDAPRMAAPWGGTLSVSGTGWMLAQGSRLTAIALASLSFAAVFDPDAFLQAAIDRRWPFGIAFLLVATLDAADRLSAQARQLREAQRTRGVHVAGSISTRIRAVPALVFPLLLASLTDAGDRSLALETRGLMLQGPRHAIDPPRDSMADRTVRWCVGAILLLAVIWRITR
- a CDS encoding DUF481 domain-containing protein — its product is MIAALLMALALRAAPDTGKHVFFTGDAGLVNTGGNTDVTSMSIGNKLIVLTGGWHFTQTFAVTYVRTDDSVTSEFWHASLRTDRDLSKRVALFFLTEYDRNIFAGVRARITPALGVAALAIATKRDSLKLEVGGAYTVQDAAPPDTNRYYPAARGAVAYRHYLSAKAIFDQLVEVVPSLTSGDNVRINTETDITAPISRGIALKASFVVHHDGLPEPGHKSTDRILSTGVQLTF
- a CDS encoding RidA family protein; translated protein: MRYALVLALFIPAAVSAQRGGRNGGAAGATVGFGAPSAPEQIVAPDVPVLDGLPQAVKVGYTVYLSGMVPVDSTGRLVGAGDFGAQTRQALQNLGEVMRAAHGVPGDVVRVTAYIRDITPEKVDSVRSALLATVDRSQPPALTIVGVSAFAEPGIDVMFDAIGQLRSEFPDRNRMGRP
- a CDS encoding HEAT repeat domain-containing protein, with amino-acid sequence MPVSQTALLGAAIYQLRSSIADPAFTERTLELLARLSSPATLQITVSADGLIVGDLRLPAAAPGVTVVRDAMLDHHTSRLRLPGGLSAAHWRAIAELYASPRGLYGSIDEVRDALRFSVPDAMVSSSSGATGEADLREALFELPGLRSATDASGVDRPGAAAAAEVADLTGRLDPLLQAAAAARDKRDYPRLAQLLIQIHELEDGGNDTHRAMVGRERRRVIPTEALLAMARLVPKPETPAVVSRALALLGSEGAGALIVMLSGAPPAHERRAYIEALVDCRDCDDAVISALGSTRSELVRDAAEVVGRKRLERAVPTLIHLLKRPQVEIRTAAWHALENIGTRDALKALHAHA
- a CDS encoding putative metal-dependent hydrolase, which gives rise to MPDDLRYPVGRFAPPADWDTAAQSRCRDVIADLPKNLRTAIDGLDDRRLDTPYRDSGWTVRQVVHHVADSHLNAYCRFRLALTEDGPTIKPYAEARWAELHDARSFPVAPSLAILDGVHARWIGLIDAMPQADWQRTFVHPEQGKTFTLASAAALYTWHSLHHVAHITALRTRNRW
- a CDS encoding diaminopropionate ammonia-lyase; this encodes MTDRQLLIREPAPPPHLPDAARLSDLAWHFHRGFRGYAPTPLRSLDHLAANLGLGQLLLKDESFRFGLNAFKGLGASFAMYHWMATRDLPDEVVFTTATDGNHGRAVAWMARQLGKRAVIFMPSIAERARIDAILNEGAKVVLVDEGYDAAVQRAMDAGTRHGWIVIQDTATEGYRDVPRWIAAGYWTSPRELETTLHPPDRPAVDVVLLHAGVGTWPAAVVEYYWHRYGERRPRIVVVEPTDAACVLESVAAGRPVHASGGMRTIMAGLNCGYPSLSAFDVLRRGVDALIAIPDAGAIEAMRLLADGDPAVIAGESGAASVAGLIALMRDDDYRAVRDHVGLGAASRVLVWSTEGATDPAGWERVVGRPVPALS
- a CDS encoding DUF4286 family protein produces the protein MLECSVDTAPALERWMRNTHIPDILATGCFTAIHFDQSEGRFRTVYQAAAQPDLDRYLDQHATRMRESFHRQFPDGVAISRDIWEQLQRWPSM